The Phycisphaeraceae bacterium genome has a window encoding:
- a CDS encoding beta-lactamase family protein → MRVMERRLLVVALASLAFTARAGDVIDIGPVLEPIRAKHEQPAMAAAVVRGGETIARGAVGLRRRNTESAPVQIDDRFHIGSCTKAFTSTLVAMFIEEGKLDWSTTIVDILPELKGVVHPAYEAVTLEMLLTHRAGVMAFTRNGPTESQVAGRLEGTPAEQRRAFIERLLKQPPLHEVGTKYEYSNAGYTIVAAMLERLTGQSWEDLIRERIFKPLDMNRSGFGLPGSRERQETPDQPWGHFAMSNGLAPIAPDPRVNLPPVLQPGGDIHATIEDFARFVALHLKGLRGEDTKLLKAATIKRLHQPALNDYAMGWFSSGQFGTPGTAHNGSAGMFFAWMWVFPEDDLAIVVCSNAGTGEQAGLEAVKKLREHVLKD, encoded by the coding sequence ATGCGCGTGATGGAGCGTCGGCTGCTGGTGGTCGCGCTCGCCTCGCTCGCGTTCACCGCGCGGGCGGGCGACGTCATCGACATTGGCCCCGTGCTTGAGCCGATCCGCGCCAAGCACGAGCAGCCCGCCATGGCCGCGGCAGTGGTGCGGGGCGGCGAAACCATCGCCCGCGGCGCCGTCGGGCTGCGCCGACGCAATACTGAATCCGCCCCGGTCCAGATCGACGACCGATTCCATATCGGCTCCTGCACCAAGGCGTTCACCTCCACGCTGGTCGCCATGTTCATCGAGGAGGGGAAACTCGACTGGTCCACGACCATCGTGGACATTCTGCCCGAGCTCAAAGGCGTGGTTCACCCTGCGTACGAGGCCGTCACGCTGGAAATGCTTCTCACCCACCGCGCGGGGGTGATGGCCTTCACGCGCAACGGGCCGACCGAAAGCCAGGTCGCCGGTCGTCTCGAAGGCACGCCCGCGGAGCAGCGGCGTGCGTTCATCGAACGGCTTCTCAAGCAGCCGCCTTTGCATGAAGTGGGCACGAAGTACGAGTACTCCAACGCGGGTTACACCATCGTCGCGGCGATGCTGGAGCGGCTCACCGGCCAGTCATGGGAAGACCTCATCCGCGAGCGCATCTTCAAACCGCTGGACATGAATCGGAGCGGCTTCGGACTCCCCGGCTCGCGCGAGCGGCAGGAGACGCCCGACCAGCCGTGGGGCCACTTCGCCATGAGCAATGGTCTGGCGCCGATCGCGCCGGACCCGCGCGTGAATCTGCCTCCCGTGCTCCAACCCGGCGGCGACATTCACGCGACGATCGAGGACTTCGCCAGGTTCGTCGCCCTGCACCTCAAGGGCCTGCGCGGCGAGGACACGAAACTGCTCAAGGCCGCAACCATCAAGCGGCTGCATCAGCCCGCGCTCAACGACTACGCCATGGGGTGGTTCTCCTCGGGGCAGTTCGGCACGCCCGGCACGGCCCACAACGGCAGCGCGGGCATGTTCTTTGCGTGGATGTGGGTCTTCCCCGAAGATGATCTGGCCATCGTCGTCTGCTCCAACGCGGGCACGGGCGAGCAGGCGGGGCTGGAGGCGGTGAAGAAACTCCGCGAGCACGTCCTGAAGGACTGA
- a CDS encoding ABC transporter substrate-binding protein → MRIISLLPSATELLVAAGGERLLVGRSHECDWPPSITDRPVLTGQRTHAATSTEIDAQVSASLAAGQSLYSLDVERLKALRPDLILTQDLCEVCSIDLNTVRMVAGSIDPPPRVLSLDPRTLEDVFDDLLRVGEAAGLQDSARDAMVALRGRYWEARDHVNAYLDGPEVAFLEWMDPLYVGGHWTPGLIRDAGGRHSLNPPGVKSRRVTPEELVASSPDRLIVCPCGYDLNAIRRELPALMRQWWWNDLTAVRSGHVALVDGNQMFNRPGPRLVDAFEWLVGWLNDRPDVSPPDFPVVDAIASKC, encoded by the coding sequence ATGCGCATCATTTCGCTTCTCCCTTCCGCCACTGAACTGCTTGTCGCCGCGGGCGGGGAGCGCCTGCTGGTCGGACGCTCCCACGAGTGCGACTGGCCTCCTTCCATCACCGATCGACCGGTTCTGACCGGCCAGCGCACGCACGCCGCGACCAGCACCGAAATCGACGCGCAGGTCAGCGCGTCGCTGGCCGCGGGACAGTCGCTGTACTCGCTGGATGTCGAGCGTCTCAAGGCCCTCAGGCCCGATCTCATCCTCACACAGGACTTGTGCGAAGTCTGCTCGATCGACCTGAACACCGTGCGAATGGTGGCGGGGTCCATCGACCCGCCGCCGCGCGTGCTTTCGCTCGATCCACGCACGCTGGAGGACGTTTTTGACGATCTGCTTCGCGTGGGCGAAGCCGCCGGCCTGCAGGACTCGGCCCGCGACGCGATGGTGGCCCTGCGCGGCCGATACTGGGAAGCCCGCGACCACGTGAACGCATACCTCGATGGGCCGGAAGTCGCGTTTCTGGAGTGGATGGACCCGCTGTACGTCGGCGGACACTGGACCCCCGGCCTGATCCGCGACGCCGGCGGGCGGCACTCTCTCAACCCGCCTGGCGTCAAGTCGCGCCGGGTGACGCCGGAGGAACTGGTCGCGTCCTCGCCGGACCGCCTCATCGTGTGTCCCTGCGGCTACGACCTGAACGCCATCCGCCGCGAACTTCCCGCACTCATGCGGCAGTGGTGGTGGAATGACCTGACCGCGGTGCGGTCCGGCCATGTGGCGCTGGTGGATGGCAACCAGATGTTCAACCGCCCCGGCCCGCGGTTGGTGGACGCCTTCGAGTGGCTGGTGGGCTGGCTGAATGATCGTCCGGACGTGTCGCCGCCGGACTTTCCGGTGGTCGATGCAATCGCGTCGAAGTGCTGA
- a CDS encoding PQQ-like beta-propeller repeat protein: MRRSTRRQCRFGSPALLALLVGFQVDAVGDQWPQWRGPTRDGQWNGPTWPERLTPAEPGATAALRLAWRAGDLGPSYTGPIVSDYFIYTVETRDKKAEVVTCFDRSTGERVWSTEWEGAMAVPFFAARNGSWVRSTPALDGDRLYVGGMRDVLCCLDARTGVILWRADFMERYRTPLPAFGFVSSPLIDGDAVYVQAGASVVKLDKMTGETIWRSLVDEGGMNGSAFASPIMAELCGVRQLVVQSRTQLAGIDPRSGDVLWSAEIRAFRGMNILTPIVDGDTIFTATYGGRAQLLRIVKGEKVWAVERVWDNGAQGYMTSPVLIAGHVYYFTRSNRFTCLELATGTIKWTSGPTGDEYWSLIAQGDRILALSQDGDLSLIRANPEKFEIIDRAELTNAETWAHLAVAGRQVIVREQEGLSVYSWD, from the coding sequence ATGCGACGGTCAACACGGCGCCAGTGCCGGTTCGGTTCTCCGGCCCTCCTCGCACTGCTGGTCGGGTTTCAGGTGGATGCCGTCGGCGACCAGTGGCCCCAGTGGCGAGGCCCCACGCGCGACGGGCAATGGAACGGTCCCACGTGGCCCGAGCGTCTCACGCCCGCTGAGCCCGGCGCCACGGCGGCCCTGCGGCTCGCCTGGCGGGCCGGCGACCTGGGTCCGAGCTACACGGGTCCGATCGTGAGCGACTATTTCATCTACACCGTCGAAACCCGCGACAAGAAAGCGGAGGTGGTCACCTGCTTCGATCGGTCCACCGGAGAACGGGTGTGGAGCACCGAATGGGAAGGCGCCATGGCCGTGCCCTTCTTCGCGGCGCGCAATGGCTCATGGGTTCGATCGACTCCGGCGCTGGATGGCGATCGTCTGTACGTGGGCGGGATGCGCGACGTGCTCTGCTGCCTCGACGCCCGCACCGGCGTCATTCTCTGGCGGGCCGACTTCATGGAGCGGTATCGAACGCCGCTCCCGGCGTTCGGATTCGTCTCATCGCCCCTGATCGATGGCGACGCGGTCTACGTTCAGGCCGGCGCTTCCGTGGTCAAACTGGACAAGATGACCGGAGAAACGATCTGGCGATCGCTGGTGGACGAAGGCGGCATGAACGGCAGCGCCTTTGCGTCTCCCATCATGGCGGAACTGTGCGGGGTGAGGCAACTCGTGGTCCAGAGCCGCACCCAACTGGCGGGCATCGACCCGCGATCTGGCGACGTGCTCTGGAGCGCGGAGATTCGCGCCTTCCGGGGGATGAACATCCTGACGCCGATCGTCGATGGCGACACGATCTTCACCGCCACGTATGGCGGGCGCGCCCAGTTGTTGCGCATCGTCAAGGGCGAGAAGGTCTGGGCGGTTGAGCGCGTCTGGGACAACGGCGCTCAGGGGTACATGACCTCCCCGGTGCTCATTGCGGGTCACGTGTATTACTTCACCCGCAGCAACCGCTTCACATGCCTTGAACTTGCCACGGGGACCATCAAGTGGACGAGCGGTCCCACCGGCGACGAATACTGGTCGCTGATCGCTCAGGGCGACCGGATTCTGGCGCTGAGCCAGGACGGCGACCTGTCCCTGATCCGGGCGAATCCCGAGAAGTTCGAGATCATCGACCGGGCGGAGCTCACGAACGCGGAAACATGGGCGCATCTGGCCGTCGCGGGGAGACAGGTGATTGTCCGCGAGCAGGAGGGGTTGTCCGTCTATTCCTGGGACTGA
- the aspS gene encoding aspartate--tRNA ligase — protein MQLKRTHTCGQLRTNHVGQAVTLNGWVNTYRDQGKGLVFIDLRDFAGLTQVVFHAEDVSEQTMQEARSLRREDVIAVRGEVRRREAGANPRLATGEVELVAKELEVLTRTDTPPILPDEHDAEKIAEETRLTYRYLDLRRARMQHILRTRHRVTKVTRDFFDRHGFIEVETPILIKTTPEGARDFIVPSRHLPGMWYALPQSPQIYKQILMMSGCDRYMQICKCFRDEDPRADRQAEFSQIDLEMSFVTREDIFAIMSDFMRHLFKEVVDAAISDIPVMSYAEAMARYGTDKPDLRFDLEIADVSDLAVRTEFRVFLDALAKPGGVVRAMRVPGSASGGGAEKLTRKLTDGYSELVKSYKAGGVPVVKYTGGSATGGFETGIARFVEPIAAELVKRLNLAPGDVVLFTADTERVASVAMGHVRNRVARDLGLIRTGEWRMLWVTDFPMFQRDEEAGRWVSEHHPFVMPRPDQLHLLESDPGQCVSTSYDFVINGYECASGSIRIHRQDIQSKVFDILGLSRDEAKRKFGFLLDALRYGAPPHGGLAFGLDRIVMLMVGTENIRDVIAFPKTAIGQDLMAEAPSVADPDQLEELHIRVELPAAV, from the coding sequence ATGCAACTGAAGCGCACGCACACCTGCGGTCAACTCCGCACGAATCACGTCGGACAAGCCGTCACGTTGAACGGATGGGTGAACACCTACCGCGATCAGGGCAAGGGACTGGTGTTCATCGACCTGCGCGACTTCGCGGGACTGACGCAGGTGGTCTTTCACGCCGAGGACGTGAGCGAGCAGACCATGCAGGAGGCGCGGTCGCTTCGGCGCGAGGACGTGATCGCCGTGCGAGGCGAGGTGCGCCGGCGCGAAGCCGGCGCTAACCCGCGGCTGGCCACGGGCGAGGTGGAGCTGGTGGCGAAGGAGCTCGAGGTGCTCACCCGCACCGACACGCCGCCCATCCTGCCCGACGAGCATGACGCCGAGAAGATCGCGGAGGAGACGCGCCTGACCTACCGCTACCTCGACCTGCGCCGGGCGCGCATGCAGCACATCCTGCGGACGCGCCACCGCGTCACCAAGGTGACGCGCGATTTCTTCGATCGCCACGGCTTCATCGAGGTGGAGACGCCGATCCTCATCAAGACCACGCCCGAAGGCGCGCGGGACTTCATCGTCCCCTCGCGCCACCTGCCGGGCATGTGGTACGCCCTGCCGCAGAGCCCCCAGATTTACAAGCAGATTCTCATGATGTCGGGCTGCGACCGGTATATGCAGATCTGCAAGTGCTTCCGGGATGAAGACCCGCGAGCCGACCGTCAGGCCGAGTTCAGCCAGATCGATCTCGAGATGTCCTTCGTCACGCGCGAAGACATCTTCGCCATCATGAGCGACTTCATGCGCCACCTGTTCAAGGAGGTGGTGGACGCCGCCATCTCCGACATTCCCGTGATGTCCTACGCCGAGGCCATGGCCCGCTACGGCACCGACAAGCCGGACCTGCGCTTCGATCTTGAGATCGCGGACGTGTCGGACCTGGCGGTCAGGACGGAGTTCCGGGTCTTCCTGGATGCGCTGGCCAAGCCGGGCGGCGTGGTGCGCGCCATGCGCGTTCCCGGCTCAGCGTCCGGGGGGGGTGCGGAGAAACTCACCCGCAAACTGACCGACGGCTACAGCGAACTCGTCAAGTCCTACAAGGCGGGAGGAGTGCCTGTCGTCAAGTACACGGGCGGCTCGGCAACCGGGGGCTTTGAAACCGGCATCGCCCGCTTCGTCGAGCCCATTGCCGCGGAACTCGTGAAGCGCCTGAATCTGGCGCCCGGGGATGTCGTTCTGTTCACCGCCGACACCGAGCGCGTGGCGTCCGTCGCCATGGGGCACGTGCGCAACCGCGTGGCGCGCGACCTGGGGCTGATCCGCACCGGCGAGTGGAGGATGCTCTGGGTGACCGACTTCCCCATGTTCCAGCGGGACGAGGAGGCCGGCCGCTGGGTGTCGGAGCATCACCCCTTCGTCATGCCGCGCCCCGATCAACTGCATCTGCTGGAATCCGACCCCGGGCAGTGCGTGTCCACCAGTTATGACTTCGTCATCAACGGGTACGAATGCGCCAGCGGGTCGATCCGCATCCACCGGCAGGACATCCAATCGAAGGTGTTCGACATCCTCGGCCTGTCGCGCGACGAGGCGAAGCGCAAGTTCGGCTTCCTGCTTGATGCGCTGCGCTACGGCGCGCCGCCGCACGGCGGGCTGGCCTTCGGGCTGGACCGCATCGTCATGCTCATGGTGGGCACGGAGAACATCCGCGACGTGATCGCCTTCCCCAAGACGGCCATCGGGCAGGATCTGATGGCCGAGGCGCCGAGCGTGGCCGACCCGGACCAGTTGGAGGAGCTGCACATCCGCGTGGAGCTGCCGGCGGCGGTGTGA